Proteins from a single region of Strix uralensis isolate ZFMK-TIS-50842 chromosome 31, bStrUra1, whole genome shotgun sequence:
- the LOC141936059 gene encoding olfactory receptor 14J1-like: protein MSYDRYVAICKPLHYGTLLGSRACVHMAAPAWGTGFLNSLLHTANTFSLPLCQGNALDQFFCEIPQILKLSCSDSYLREVGLLLFSACLTFGCFVFFVVSYVQILRAVLRIPSEQGRHKAFSTCLPHLAVVSLFISTGMVAYLKPPSVSSPSLDLVVAVLYSVVPPTLNPLIYSMRNQEIKDALRKLIGRFMAAIDSHFSTNYSHCMTT from the coding sequence atgtcctacgaccgctacgttgccatctgcaaacccctgcactacgggaccctcctgggcagcagagcttgtgtgcACATGGCAGCACCTGCCTGGGGCACTGGAttcctcaattctctcctgcacacggccaacacattttcactaccactctgccaaggcaatgccctggaccagttcttctgtgaaatcccccagatcctcaagctctcctgctcagactcctatctcagggaagttgggctgcTTCTTTTTAGTGCCTGTTTAacatttggatgttttgttttctttgtggtgtcctatgtgcagatcttgagggccgtgctgaggatcccctctgagcagggacggcacaaagccttttccacgtgcctccctcacctggccgtggtctccctctttatcagcactggcatggttgcttacctgaagcccccctccgtctcatccccatccctggacctggtggttgcagttctgtactcagtggtaCCTCCAAcactgaaccccctcatctacagcatgaggaaccaggagatcaaggatgccctgaggaaactgattggACGTTTTATGGCAGCCATAGACTCTCATTTCTCTACAAATTACTCCCACTGTATGACAACCtaa